The Pseudomonas sp. G2-4 genome window below encodes:
- a CDS encoding MarR family winged helix-turn-helix transcriptional regulator, whose translation MKSKPLPTSHSGPSDSPGFLLWRISNNWQREQRAALQLLGLTHTQFVMLAVTTWFGSQEPLTQTRLSQLTGSDPMTTSQVVRALLANGLFVRDVHPTDTRAKIISVSEAGRDIAHKAIVVVEEVDRKFFAALGEQQSSLVFLFQKLLDKKSLTE comes from the coding sequence AGTCCAGGTTTTTTGCTCTGGCGCATATCCAACAACTGGCAGCGCGAGCAGCGCGCCGCTTTGCAGCTGTTGGGCCTGACTCATACTCAGTTTGTCATGCTTGCAGTCACCACCTGGTTCGGTTCACAAGAGCCGCTTACCCAGACGCGCCTTTCGCAACTGACTGGCAGCGACCCGATGACCACCTCTCAGGTGGTCAGGGCGCTTCTTGCAAACGGGCTGTTTGTAAGAGATGTCCATCCTACCGACACGCGGGCCAAGATTATTTCAGTCTCCGAAGCGGGGCGTGATATCGCACACAAGGCAATCGTCGTAGTGGAGGAAGTCGATCGCAAGTTTTTTGCAGCTCTGGGTGAGCAGCAATCCAGCCTCGTCTTTCTTTTCCAAAAACTGCTCGATAAGAAATCATTGACAGAA